From the Carya illinoinensis cultivar Pawnee chromosome 4, C.illinoinensisPawnee_v1, whole genome shotgun sequence genome, one window contains:
- the LOC122307981 gene encoding protein CONSERVED ONLY IN THE GREEN LINEAGE 160, chloroplastic produces MALLNYISVTSTTTPISQDPPTPAVPDQRQTKILLPKKKPLKWSTGVAPGDYGGPPTTSKLRKYWGGEKDPLSSDDFMWNKDFMGRFQKLIQNPDASIEDTPIKEKPSGFLSLNRVMSLESLEVDLSKELTAPSRPRFEERVDATAQSDGSKSTKWKPAPTRREQEKWDRATKAATGGSEVMFRELRRPRGDPEVLAAQSRELYFKLKNRLQVLTLGIGGVGLVSAYVSYSPEIAASFGAGFIGSLVYIRMLGSSVDSMADGAKGVIKGAIAQPRLLVPVVLVMIYNRWNGILVPEYGYMHLELIPMLVGFFTYKIATFVQAVEESLPVVGEKTEV; encoded by the exons ATGGCACTTCTGAACTATATCTCAGTGACCTCCACAACCACACCCATCTCTCAGGACCCTCCAACCCCAGCTGTGCCTGACCAAAGACAGACCAAGATCCTCCTGCCCAAGAAGAAGCCCCTCAAATGGTCCACTGGGGTGGCTCCGGGCGACTACGGTGGCCCACCGACCACTTCAAAGCTTAGAAAATATTGGGGAGGTGAAAAGGACCCCTTGAGCTCTGATGATTTTATGTGGAACAAAGACTTCATGGGTCGGTTTCAAAAATTGATTCAGAACCCTGACGCGTCCATTGAAGACACTCCAATcaag GAAAAGCCATCAGGGTTTCTAAGCTTAAATAGAGTCATGAGCCTTGAGAG TTTGGAAGTTGATTTGAGCAAAGAACTCACAGCTCCCTCAAGGCCTAGGTTTGAAGAGAGAGTTGATGCTACAGCTCAA AGTGATGGCAGCAAGTCAACCAAATGGAAACCGGCACCAACCCGGCGTGAACAAGAGAAATGGGATAGGGCCACCAAGGCTGCAACTGGAGGCAGT GAAGTGATGTTTCGGGAATTAAGACGGCCTCGCGGAGACCCGGAAGTTTTGGCGGCTCAGTCAAGAGAGCTGTATTTTAAG TTAAAGAACAGGTTACAAGTTCTCACTCTGGGTATAGGTGGTGTTGGTTTAGTCTCCGCTTATGTTTCGTATTCCCCTGAAATTGCAGCTAG CTTTGGAGCTGGGTTTATTGGTTCTTTGGTCTATATCCGTATGCTGGGGAGCAGTGTGGACTCAATGGCAGATGGAGCAAAGGGGGTTATCAA GGGAGCAATTGCGCAGCCAAGGCTTTTGGTTCCTGTTGTATTGGTCATGATCTATAACCGGTGGAATGG GATCCTCGTTCCAGAATATGGGTATATGCACTTGGAATTGATACCAATGTTGGTGGGATTCTTCACTTACAAGATTGCAACTTTCGTTCAAGCTGTAGAGGAATCACTTCCTGTTGTTGGGGAAAAAACCGAAGTTTAA